CTTCATAATCGGTGGTAGCACTTTTTTGTTAATGAAATTACTGAAAGCACTGTTACTACTTGTTTCATCCATTACAATTCATCTCCATTTTTTTCTAAAACTGCTTGTAACCAATAATAAGATTTTTTCGGCACGCGTTTTAGATCCTTTAAATCATGATTACTTCGGTTAACATAAACAACCCCGTAACGTTTTTCGATATCCGCGTGTGAACTTGGAATATCAATGAGGCCCCACCCCAAGTAACCTAACACTTGGGCACCATCTAGAAACATGGCATCTTTCATCGCTTTTAAATGTTCGGCGTGATAGCGAATCCGTAAGTCATCAGCAATCGGATGCTGACCATCCCAATGCTCACGGATGCCAATCCCATTTTCAATCGGAAAGACGGGAACTTGGTAACGATTATATAAATCAGTAATTAAATTGCGGAAACCCAATGGATCAATCGGCCAGTCCCATTCGTTAGCCTCTAGAAAGCGGTTACTTTCCATGCCGAAATTTAAGTAGCGATTAGGGGCCGTGTGCGCTGGAATTTTATCAGCGTTAATCGTGGTTGAACGATAATAGCTGAAAGCTAAGAAATCAGCATGCATTGCCGCTAAAATAGCCTCATCACCAGGTTGTAAATCATAATCAAGATGGTGGTTCTTAATAAAGGTCAGGACTTCATGATCATAGTGTCCATTAACGAAGGCCGTATTCAAATTTTGATTCAAAAATTGATCTAATTGGCGGGCGGCGAAAACGTCGTTCGGTTTGGCAGTCGCCGGGTAGACCGGTGTGTAAGCCAACATACCACCAATTTTGACGTCTGAATAGGTCGCATGTACAAAGGCGTCTAACTGCGCGTGGGCGAGCATCGTGTGATGAAAAATCGTGTACAGATCACTCAATGACCGATCGCCAGTGGTGTAGCCGGAGATATTAAAGGCTTCATCACTGAAATAGAGGTTATGTTCATTGAACGTAATCCAATATTTAACGCGATCAGCGAAATGTTCAATAATTTTTTTACCAAAACGGACGAATGCCGCCACGGTATGACGAGACATGAATCCGTTTTCTTTTTGAGCTAAAGCTAAGGGCATGTCAAAGTGATAGAGACAAATCATCGGCGTAATGCCACGTTTGATCATGCCGTCGACGAGGCGATCGTAGAAGGCCAAGCCTGCGGGATTAAAGTCGCCATCACCGTCAGGGACGATTCGTGACCACGAAATTTGAATGCGATACATGTTCATATGCAACGCTTGCATGAGATCTAAGTCCTCATCATAACGGTGATACTCATCAATCGCATCGTGCCAGTCAGCGGTAGTTGCCGTCGCTGGTCGAACATCATAAACGGATAAGCCTTTACCATCCACATTCCAGGCGCCTTCCGTTTGCATGCTTGAAACGGAGTTCCCCCAGAAAAAATCTTTAGGCATTTTACGTGATTCTTGCATCGTTTTCTCCAATCTAAAAGTTGTAGCAGGAAGCGCTTTCCTTAACACTGATAGTATAGCCTGAACTGGTATTAAAAACAATCCTTTTAACTATATTTGTATATTCTTTTGCCTGGAGATTGAAGTGTATTCGGGTTCAATGCTGGTATCATTACCTTTCGAGTCACTGTGAAAAGAGCCAGCAGCATCAAAAAATGAGCCAACTTTTAAAGTTGACCCATTAATAAGGGATATGTTGGCTATTGGTTTAGTTAGTTTTTAAAAGGATTCCAGAAACGGCCACCATTGAGTTTAAAGCCGGCGATGCCGAGGAGGATTAAGAGGAAGACGATGGTTAGTGCTAGATAGTCGCGCCACTGAAATTTTTGGGCGCGATACCAAGTCCGATGCTTCCCCTTACCGAAGCGTCGTAATTCCATGGCTTGACTAATAATCTCAATGCGATCGAGACTTGAAAAAATCAAAGGCAAAAGAATTTGGATGCCACCCCGAATTCGCGTTGGTAGGGTTGCTTTTTTAGAGAGTTCAAAGCCGCGGGCCTGTTGAGCTAGACTGATTGTTCGGTAGTCATTTTGAACATCAGGAATATAACGCAAAGCGATGGCAACCGAATAGCTAATGCGATAAGAAATTCCAATCTTGTTGAGACTGGCCGCAAATTCGCTGGGATTAGTCGTCATTAAAAAAATGAGTGCGAGGGGCACGGCAAACGTGTATTTGAGCAATAGATTAAACTCATAGAATAATTGTTCAGTAGTGAGATTAAAGTAATGCTGATTGGTACCTAATAGTAAATGTTCAGTCCCATAAATGGTCACACCATAGTGGGGCGCAAAAATATAAACCATGACCAGATTGAGCACTGAAAAGCCGATAATGACGCTGACAACAACTGAAATTTCATGGAATTTAATTTTTGAAAAGTGAAACAAAATAAGCGAAAAAATCATAATTCCAATGAGATAGCGGGTATCGTAAGTCATCATACCGATGATTGATAGGCCAATAAACCCGAGTAATTTAGTGCTACCACTGAGTCGATGTAAGAAAGTCTGTCGATTAGTGTAACCGATAAGCAGTTGTGACATCTTAACGCGCCTCCCGTTCCGCTTGGACGAATTTAGCGACAAATTCGGTTGGATTGAGTTGGTGTTGCGCCGCTAACGTGTAGAGACTTGTTTTAGCCAAGCCAGCGGTTTTGATGATGGCGGTATCGGTTAAGACGTCAGCGGGGGCCGCATCTTTGATGATTTTGCCATGCCCTAACACGAGGGTCCGGTCGGTATATTCAAGCATCAGGTGCATATCATGGGTGATGAGCATAATCGTCAAATGCTGTTGCTGATTAAGCGTCGTTAAGAAGGTCATCATTTCAGTATAGTGCTTTAAATCTTGGCCGGCCGTGGGTTCATCTAAGATGAGCATGGTTGGTTCCAAGACTAAAATAGCCGCAATGGTCACGCGTTTTTTCTGACCGAAGCTTAAGGCTGAGATAGGCCAATGGCGAAATTCGTAAAGGCCACAGACTTTTAAAGTGGCTAAGACGCGCTTTTTAATAGTGGCGGTCGCAACGCCACGTAAAACCAGCCCAGTTGCGACTTCATCAAAAATCAATGTCTTTGATAGCATTTGATTAGGATCTTGTAAAATATAACCAATTTTGTCTGCACGCTCTTTAACAGACTGGGTTAAGAGGTCGTGGCCATCGAAGGTTAGGTGTCCCGCTTGAGGTGTTAAAAAACCGGTGATGAGATTGCTAAGAGTCGATTTGCCAGTCCCGTTTTGGCCGACTAAACTAACCATTTCACCGCGATGCAACGTTAGCGACAATTGGTCAATAATTGGTTTCCTAGGGTCGTAACCAAAACTAAGTTGGTCGATGTTAAGCAAGGAATCAAGATGCGGCACGGGTGACTTTAAGGCGACCCCGGCTGTCCAATGCTGCAAGGTTGCTGTTAAGTTCGGTACGGTTAATTGTTGCAGGTCCGCCACATGACTAACTGCATGTAGGTCGATGCCAGCTAATTTTAAGGCGGCTAAGTAAAGCGGTTCGCGGAGGCCTAATTGCGCTAACAACGCGGTCTTCAGAATAACTTCGGGTCGATCGTTGGCCACGATTTGACCGTCGCTCATGATGACTAACCGGTCAATCGGTTGTTCTAAGACGGCTTCAATGCGATGTTCAATAATAACAACGGTTAAAGCTTCTGTGTGAGTTAACTGTTCGATTAAAGCCATTGAAGCTTTGCCTGCTGCGGGATCAAGACTTGCTAAGGGTTCGTCGAATAAAAGGATTTTACTGTTATCAATTAAAACGCCAGCCATGGCAACCCGCTGCTTTTGACCACCAGATAAGGCTTGGGGTCGTTGATCCAACAGCGCTTGCAGGTGTAATGTTTGGGCCCATTTAGCCGTGGCAGCTTGCATCTGTGGTTGTGATTGTTGGTCATTTTCAAGGGAAAAGGCCATGTCTTCTACTACGGACAAGCCGACGAATTGACTATCGGGATCTTGTAAGACCGTCCCAACGGCCAGTGAACGTTCAAAAATGGAAGTTGTTTGGACTGCTTGTCCGTTCACACTAGCTTCACCGCTGAGCTTACCCTTGAAAGATTGGGGAATTAAACCATTGAGACAGCGACCTAGCGTTGATTTTCCTGAACCTGATGGCCCGGCAATCAGTACCTTTTCACCGGGATAAATGGCAAGATTAAGGTGACGTAAAGTTGGTTCCGTTTGACTATCATATTGAAATGAAAAGTCTTTGAAGGTAATAATCGGTGCAGTCATAGGTTAACGTTCCTTTTTTAAGCTGCCATGTTGAGTCCGCGTCCGGGCGTATAAAACGAGCAGGATGGTCCCAATGACGGCCACTGAAATTGAGTCGACAATCCAAGTGGTGATACCTTGAACATAGACCTTGCTAGCAGGTTCGTGATAAATAATAATGTCACCGGTGGGTGCTAAGATAACCCAGCCGATAAAGTTAATGACAATTTGGTAGAGGTTGAACCAGATTAACTTAGCTTTACTTAAAACCCCCTGGTCAATCTTAAGGCGATTTTTGGCAAGCCCAAAAGCCACCCCAATTAAGCCATCGACAATGACCCAAGTCCACCAAGGGGAACCGTAAGTGACAAAATCATTTAAAGCATGCCCGATAAAAACGGCTAATCCAGCTGCAACGGGGCCAAAAATGGCACCTAGTAAGGCTAAAAATCCCATGGCAACGTTAAATTGCGTATTCGGGACTCCGGTTGGGATGGCGACAAATTTCATGAGGACAAAAATGACAGCTGCGCCGATACCAGTGGCGACAACGGTCCGAATGGAAGTTGATTGTTTATTTTGCATCTAATGACACACTCCTTATAATGGCTAGATCAGTTAAAGTTGTACGGATGACGAAAAAAAACGCGCCTGAAAGCAAAATGCTTTCAAGGACGCGTTTGCGTGTTACCACCTGAATTTTCCCGATACTGGGACTTGTCTTGATGGTAACGGATCGCTCCGACCAAGGTTACCCTCAGTGGCTTCTTCAAGACCATCTTCACCAGTTCACGCCATCGCTTGCACCAAACACGACTCTCTTAGGACGCTTGACCAGCTACTCATCTCGTCACAGCTTTTTCTCATCTGAATTTAACTTACCATAGCATACGCTAAACTAACTGGATAAGCAAGCAAATCCGAACAAATGAAGCCGTTTACACGAGATTGAACGGTTAATTTATTTATTGTGGACTTTATGGGCCATATAATAAGCGCCCCATTCGGCTAATTGGCCTTTTGAGATTGCTTTGGCATAACCCTGTTCTAATAACTTTTGAAAAATTACAGTAAATTGTTCAGTGGTGGCCTGAGCTAAAATCTGAGCCTCTGCTTGGTTCGATAGTTTTGAAAAATCAACGTCGATTTCGGGCTTGAAATCAGCCAGCGCTTTAATGGCGGCTGAATAAATCACAGCGTCTTGATCAAGTTTTAAGGAATGGACTTCCATCGTTAATCACCTCATTAAAAAAATACAGTCCAGTTATCGTTATTATAGCGATTAATCGCCGTTAAGGGGAACGATAAACTCCGGAACTGATGAAAATGACAATTAAAATAAAAAGTATATACAAATGTTTTATTTTCACTCTAAAATAGGTTAGACTGTTGGACAAGAAGACTAATGAAGAAGGAATGTGACTAATTTGGCTTACAAGTATGAAGCCATCGCAACTAGTTTGCGGCAAGATATCAAAACCGGTAAGTATGCCCCAGGTGAATTGATGCCGGATCAAAATAAGTTAGCAACCACGTTTGACACTACGCGTATTACAATCCATAAAGCCATTCAGTTATTGATTATTGAAGGGATGGTTTATTCTAAGCGGGGGGCCGGGACTTTTGTGCGAAAAGATTTCGGGCTAAAAGAACAGCGGCAGGCGAGCCAAGTCGACCGCCCTTTAGGGACAACGCGAACCAATCAGGGTAAAAAGGTGACCAGTAAAGTGTTAGAATTACAGGCTCGCTTACCAACCGCCCACGAAGCTGAACAACTCATGATTGATGAGATGGATCCCGTTTACGTGATTCGGCGAACACGATTCGTGGATGGCAAAATTTGGGCCTACGAGCATACACTGATGCCCACCAGTATTGTGACCTTAACGAGAAACGTGTTAGAAGGTTCAATCTATGGTTATTTGGAACAGGTTCGCGGCATGTCGTTAGCTGGTTCTCATCGGCTGATTTCGGCGGCAAAAGCGACGGCCGAAGATGTTGAAGCGATGGCTGCTCAGCTTGGTGATCCGGTACTTGTGATTAAGCAAGTCAGTTACACGGATGATGGGCAACCTTTTGAATTATCAGAATCGCATTTTCCGTATGCCAGTAGTACCGTTGTGGCGGATATTCAGGTGCACTAATTTAGCGACAATCATTAGCCCATGGCCGTTACATGGGCTTTTTGCGTAGGTTGCATTCGGTAAATAAGAGGTGCATAATTTAGTTGAAAAAGTAAGCGCTTTCCAAAACGCTAAAGGGGGCTTTCAAATGGCTGAAGATTTTTATCAACGTTTGATTGATAAGTATGAACCGATGACAGAAGCGGCTTTTTTAATTTTAGTGAGTGTCCGGCAACCAATTAAAAGTTCGGCGCTGCCAACAAAAA
This region of Lactobacillus sp. CBA3605 genomic DNA includes:
- a CDS encoding GntR family transcriptional regulator, producing MAYKYEAIATSLRQDIKTGKYAPGELMPDQNKLATTFDTTRITIHKAIQLLIIEGMVYSKRGAGTFVRKDFGLKEQRQASQVDRPLGTTRTNQGKKVTSKVLELQARLPTAHEAEQLMIDEMDPVYVIRRTRFVDGKIWAYEHTLMPTSIVTLTRNVLEGSIYGYLEQVRGMSLAGSHRLISAAKATAEDVEAMAAQLGDPVLVIKQVSYTDDGQPFELSESHFPYASSTVVADIQVH
- a CDS encoding ABC transporter ATP-binding protein, which gives rise to MTAPIITFKDFSFQYDSQTEPTLRHLNLAIYPGEKVLIAGPSGSGKSTLGRCLNGLIPQSFKGKLSGEASVNGQAVQTTSIFERSLAVGTVLQDPDSQFVGLSVVEDMAFSLENDQQSQPQMQAATAKWAQTLHLQALLDQRPQALSGGQKQRVAMAGVLIDNSKILLFDEPLASLDPAAGKASMALIEQLTHTEALTVVIIEHRIEAVLEQPIDRLVIMSDGQIVANDRPEVILKTALLAQLGLREPLYLAALKLAGIDLHAVSHVADLQQLTVPNLTATLQHWTAGVALKSPVPHLDSLLNIDQLSFGYDPRKPIIDQLSLTLHRGEMVSLVGQNGTGKSTLSNLITGFLTPQAGHLTFDGHDLLTQSVKERADKIGYILQDPNQMLSKTLIFDEVATGLVLRGVATATIKKRVLATLKVCGLYEFRHWPISALSFGQKKRVTIAAILVLEPTMLILDEPTAGQDLKHYTEMMTFLTTLNQQQHLTIMLITHDMHLMLEYTDRTLVLGHGKIIKDAAPADVLTDTAIIKTAGLAKTSLYTLAAQHQLNPTEFVAKFVQAEREAR
- a CDS encoding ECF-type riboflavin transporter substrate-binding protein translates to MQNKQSTSIRTVVATGIGAAVIFVLMKFVAIPTGVPNTQFNVAMGFLALLGAIFGPVAAGLAVFIGHALNDFVTYGSPWWTWVIVDGLIGVAFGLAKNRLKIDQGVLSKAKLIWFNLYQIVINFIGWVILAPTGDIIIYHEPASKVYVQGITTWIVDSISVAVIGTILLVLYARTRTQHGSLKKER
- a CDS encoding energy-coupling factor transporter transmembrane protein EcfT codes for the protein MSQLLIGYTNRQTFLHRLSGSTKLLGFIGLSIIGMMTYDTRYLIGIMIFSLILFHFSKIKFHEISVVVSVIIGFSVLNLVMVYIFAPHYGVTIYGTEHLLLGTNQHYFNLTTEQLFYEFNLLLKYTFAVPLALIFLMTTNPSEFAASLNKIGISYRISYSVAIALRYIPDVQNDYRTISLAQQARGFELSKKATLPTRIRGGIQILLPLIFSSLDRIEIISQAMELRRFGKGKHRTWYRAQKFQWRDYLALTIVFLLILLGIAGFKLNGGRFWNPFKN
- a CDS encoding glycoside hydrolase family 1 protein; amino-acid sequence: MQESRKMPKDFFWGNSVSSMQTEGAWNVDGKGLSVYDVRPATATTADWHDAIDEYHRYDEDLDLMQALHMNMYRIQISWSRIVPDGDGDFNPAGLAFYDRLVDGMIKRGITPMICLYHFDMPLALAQKENGFMSRHTVAAFVRFGKKIIEHFADRVKYWITFNEHNLYFSDEAFNISGYTTGDRSLSDLYTIFHHTMLAHAQLDAFVHATYSDVKIGGMLAYTPVYPATAKPNDVFAARQLDQFLNQNLNTAFVNGHYDHEVLTFIKNHHLDYDLQPGDEAILAAMHADFLAFSYYRSTTINADKIPAHTAPNRYLNFGMESNRFLEANEWDWPIDPLGFRNLITDLYNRYQVPVFPIENGIGIREHWDGQHPIADDLRIRYHAEHLKAMKDAMFLDGAQVLGYLGWGLIDIPSSHADIEKRYGVVYVNRSNHDLKDLKRVPKKSYYWLQAVLEKNGDEL